One part of the Deinococcus misasensis DSM 22328 genome encodes these proteins:
- a CDS encoding glycerate kinase type-2 family protein, which produces MNPQDLLGQSFFAALEAASPEWLLEPVLQKTTPPDFVLSLGKAALPMMQAVLKAFPEAPGLVVAPKGTPKAVLPEHIQLVLAGHPTPDEQSVQAAHLALDHFSRWQAHHRILMLVSGGGSALFCAPWGVTLQEKQQVAQHLMRAGASIQELNTVRKHLSLVKGGRLAAATRAQIEGFLISDVVGDDPSVIASGPAVPDASTFQDALDVLNTYRIEAPAVVRHLQAGIRGELPETPKTLSNTQNNIIGSNRLLLEAARDFLERQGCKVLILSDQFTGEARDLAQLHAQKIREIRASRSGPMVLLSGGETTVTVTGQGRGGRNQEFALWLLQELKSEGVHALVAGSDGIDGSSLAAGAFLTPGSWEKAQRLGLEPLAFLQNNDSDGFFSRMQDQLVTGPTGHNLNDFRALWVE; this is translated from the coding sequence ATGAATCCTCAGGACTTGCTTGGCCAGAGTTTCTTTGCTGCTCTGGAGGCCGCTTCACCAGAGTGGCTTCTGGAACCTGTGCTGCAAAAGACCACACCGCCTGATTTTGTGCTCTCATTGGGCAAAGCGGCCCTGCCCATGATGCAAGCCGTTCTGAAGGCTTTTCCAGAGGCACCTGGTCTGGTGGTGGCCCCCAAAGGCACCCCCAAAGCCGTATTGCCAGAGCACATTCAGCTTGTGCTGGCGGGCCATCCCACCCCTGACGAACAGAGCGTGCAGGCTGCCCATCTGGCTCTGGATCACTTCTCCAGATGGCAAGCACACCACAGGATCCTGATGCTGGTCTCTGGCGGAGGCAGTGCCTTGTTTTGTGCCCCCTGGGGGGTCACTTTGCAGGAAAAACAGCAGGTGGCCCAACACCTGATGCGTGCTGGGGCCAGCATTCAGGAACTCAACACTGTTCGCAAGCACCTGTCTCTGGTCAAAGGGGGAAGATTGGCTGCTGCCACCAGAGCCCAAATCGAGGGCTTCCTGATCTCCGATGTGGTTGGAGATGACCCTTCGGTGATCGCCAGTGGTCCTGCTGTGCCAGATGCCTCCACTTTTCAGGACGCTCTGGATGTGCTGAACACATATCGGATAGAGGCCCCTGCGGTGGTCCGTCATCTGCAAGCAGGCATCCGGGGTGAGCTTCCAGAGACCCCCAAAACCCTTTCCAACACACAGAACAACATCATCGGCTCCAACCGGTTGTTGCTGGAAGCTGCCCGAGATTTTCTAGAGCGGCAAGGCTGCAAAGTCCTGATTCTCTCCGACCAGTTCACCGGAGAAGCCCGCGACCTCGCCCAGTTGCACGCCCAGAAAATCCGCGAAATCCGGGCATCCAGATCAGGTCCAATGGTGCTGCTTTCTGGCGGAGAGACCACCGTGACCGTGACTGGACAGGGCAGAGGAGGGCGCAATCAGGAATTTGCCCTCTGGCTCTTGCAAGAACTGAAATCAGAAGGGGTGCATGCTCTGGTGGCTGGATCAGATGGCATCGATGGCAGCAGTCTGGCAGCAGGGGCTTTCTTGACCCCGGGCAGTTGGGAAAAAGCCCAGAGGCTGGGTCTGGAACCTCTGGCATTTTTGCAGAACAACGATTCAGATGGTTTCTT
- a CDS encoding RICIN domain-containing protein, with product MKKWTSVSGLMLLALTACSTSTPTPSQSITAMAHSGGGADIGDGKIFRLQAVHSGKCLDVAGISQSNDANIHQWDCVNNNPNYNQDFKLKRVNAGGVYYQLVPQHSQKCADVVGFSQENGGRVAQWDCHSNPDDPNLRNQLFALWTLGNDTYHLVAKHSDKCLDIAGISQNNGAQLTQWSCTQGDNQKFRLIPTSHSGGGDTPGPSKEYCDPFATIQVGPYKYVNNTWGSDKTNGRYWKQCLQERTVNGQKQYGWNWNWPGYEPTVYAYPEIIFGWKPWDTAQSTDARFPMKVDGMPNVILNYDVEGSRTGYYDFAPEIWLTRSGGAGNARPGDIATEIMVWLDYNSGANPAGSRVAGTTIDGVYYDIYKAYMTTNGAAWDYITYKGPAGRNQASLNFKKFIEDSVNRGYANRNHYLTGIEFGDESSGGTGNIWIKNFTVTVQ from the coding sequence ATGAAAAAATGGACTTCTGTCTCTGGCTTGATGCTGCTTGCCCTGACCGCTTGCAGCACCTCCACCCCCACCCCCTCCCAGAGCATCACGGCAATGGCCCACTCGGGAGGAGGGGCAGACATCGGAGACGGTAAAATTTTCCGTTTGCAAGCCGTTCACAGTGGGAAATGTTTGGATGTTGCTGGCATCAGCCAGAGCAACGATGCCAACATCCACCAGTGGGATTGCGTGAACAACAACCCCAACTACAATCAGGATTTCAAACTCAAACGGGTCAATGCCGGAGGGGTGTATTACCAACTGGTGCCCCAGCACTCCCAGAAGTGCGCCGATGTGGTCGGATTCAGTCAGGAAAATGGTGGCCGGGTGGCCCAGTGGGACTGCCACAGCAACCCCGACGATCCCAACCTGCGCAACCAGCTGTTTGCCCTCTGGACCCTCGGGAACGACACCTACCATCTGGTGGCCAAACACAGCGACAAGTGCCTCGACATCGCTGGCATCAGCCAGAACAACGGTGCACAGCTCACCCAATGGTCCTGCACACAAGGCGACAACCAGAAGTTCCGCCTGATTCCCACCTCCCACAGTGGCGGAGGAGACACCCCCGGCCCATCCAAGGAATATTGCGATCCTTTCGCCACCATTCAGGTCGGCCCTTACAAATACGTGAACAACACCTGGGGCAGCGACAAGACCAATGGTCGCTACTGGAAACAGTGCCTGCAAGAACGCACCGTGAATGGACAGAAGCAGTACGGCTGGAACTGGAACTGGCCCGGCTACGAACCCACCGTGTACGCCTACCCCGAGATCATCTTCGGCTGGAAACCCTGGGACACCGCCCAGAGCACCGACGCCCGTTTCCCCATGAAAGTGGACGGCATGCCCAACGTGATCCTCAACTATGACGTGGAAGGCAGTCGCACCGGATACTACGACTTTGCCCCCGAGATCTGGCTCACCCGCTCTGGTGGGGCTGGAAACGCCCGTCCCGGCGACATTGCCACCGAAATCATGGTCTGGTTGGACTACAACAGCGGTGCAAACCCCGCAGGCTCCAGAGTCGCCGGAACCACCATCGATGGGGTCTACTACGACATCTACAAAGCCTACATGACCACCAATGGAGCAGCATGGGATTACATCACCTACAAAGGCCCTGCCGGACGCAATCAGGCCAGCCTCAACTTCAAGAAATTCATTGAAGATTCTGTGAACAGAGGGTATGCCAACCGCAACCACTACCTCACGGGCATCGAGTTCGGCGATGAGTCCTCTGGTGGAACCGGAAACATCTGGATCAAGAATTTCACTGTGACCGTGCAGTAA